In Zingiber officinale cultivar Zhangliang chromosome 6A, Zo_v1.1, whole genome shotgun sequence, a single genomic region encodes these proteins:
- the LOC121994976 gene encoding uncharacterized protein LOC121994976, with the protein MPFTSPTENEPFSPTFVPETQLSDRESPIELVNLEKVDSDIASRRKRSTWSKVEDEVLARSFVTISDDPIIGNDQNVDAFWGRIASYYNENRPPGTPSRIASVIRSHWHNTIQKKVYRFNVNYNSVYSVYRSDHSDEDILRLAYEKYREENNGIAFNLEHQRDDAARRKGLSPLQKCTAAIHQLSYGVPADHLDEYLRMGESTAIKCLFKFCGYVVEPFGDRYLRRPNADDVQRLLQMHNERHDFPGMLGSRNDINVLYESPIFNNVLQGNAPKINFTVNGTQYTKGYYLTDGIYPEWATFVKAFPCPEDPKRRLFKERQEAVRKDVERAFGVLQARWAIVRGPARYWYRKKLKHIMLTCIILHNMIVEDEGEQVTNWYNNDEGDEPAEHIQGSNRGFHDYLRTNSELCDSHVHHQLRADLVEHIWSQYNNNP; encoded by the exons ATGCCTTTTACATCTCCGACGGAAAATGAGCCGTTTAGTCCGACTTTTGTTCCAGAGACTCAACTGTCTGACCGTGAATCCCCAATTGAGCTCGTAAATTTGGAGAAGGTGGATTCTGACATTGCAAGTAGAAGAAAGCGGTCAACATGGAGTAAGGTTGAAGATGAGGTTTTAGCAAGATCGTTTGTTACTATCAGTGATGATCCAATCATCGGCAATGATCAGAATGTGGATGCTTTTTGGGGACGTATTGCAAGTTACTACAATGAGAATCGTCCTCCAGGTACACCCAGTAGAATTGCTAGTGTCATACGATCGCACTGGCACAATACCATACAAAAAAAGGTATATCGCTTCAACGTAAATTACAATAGTGTTTATAGTGTGTATCGTAGCGACCACAGTGATGAGGATATATTACGGCTTGCATATGAAAAGTATCGCGAGGAAAATAATGGCATTGCATTTAATCTCGAGCAT CAAAGGGATGATGCTGCGAGAAGAAAAGGCTTGTCACCACTACAAAAATGTACAGCTGCGATTCACCAATTGTCTTATGGAGTTCCAGCCGACCATCTTGATGAGTACCTACGCATGGGTGAATCAACCGCCATCAAGTGTCTGTTCAAGTTCTGTGGTTATGTGGTTGAACCATTTGGGGATCGATACTTGAGAAGACCGAATGCTGATGATGTTCAACGTCTTCTTCAAATGCATAATGAGAGACACGACTTCCCTGGAATGTTGG GTTCACGTAATGATATTAATGTGTTGTACGAATCTCCCATATTCAATAACGTCTTGCAAGGAAATGCTCCGAAGATTAATTTCACGGTCAACGGGACTCAATATACAAAGGGGTATTATCTAACAGATGGAATATATCCGGAATGGGCTACTTTCGTGAAGGCTTTTCCTTGTCCAGAAGATCCCAAGAGGAGGTTGTTTAAGGAAAGACAAGAGGCTGTAAGAAAAGATGTTGAACGAGCATTTGGGGTGCTCCAAGCTCGATGGGCAATTGTCAGAGGTCCAGCTCGTTATTGGTACAGAAAAAAGTTAAAACATATTATGTTAACATGCATTATTTTGCACAATATGATTGTTGAAGATGAGGGGGAGCAGGTGACAAATTGGTACAACAATGATGAAGGTGATGAACCCGCAGAACATATCCAAGGTTCAAATCGAGGATTTCATGATTATCTGCGGACAAATTCTGAACTATGTGACAGTCATGTGCATCACCAACTTCGTGCAGATTTAGTTGAACATATTTGGTCACAATATAACAATAATCCCTGA
- the LOC121996705 gene encoding uncharacterized protein At1g65710-like codes for MGLCFSKKEVVLSPEKQPPATAVVETPPVEKKQVFVITHNANKSNASAAAGEKENRGGTPPKKASREVVFEAVNVPVATAPALTDNLRASSCTKEEVEAILIQCGRLSRSSSGKMAAGSESGIGYRKYSGSKRSFDFDNEGRDQEEWGEMKTVSRPSPCRRTPGRERSGSRERGSGGGRRLSRSPGRRSEFAPALSAVSERSKQPTKMVAVPPSSRDNGRGASSVRVNRRGNSGSGGGEMVAVRTASPRSRSPATNARILDENACPQQPPCLSRSSSRKADQSPFRRNPMAELDENCPRTKQNAAGNFNKMQKTREGEEGIQNKPIHFRSQKFSENEGQRNRGDKTELTTTAAPKNNNNLIAHSVPESQPPIESTAVDAPTDRASSSKLESQMPRTITRSRSSRRSSRDLDQALGLLEDIQAYNQQHPEMAVSLPACISKACSILEAVADLNSTTTTTSESRSCYLPLKPVPVALESIEPQESAGSNSFVSHDCPEPNSVDSISKSSSDQLSQCQPPPATSRSVGGRVAPATPNEKRREFYRRNQQIHRGRACSTAAPVAVSL; via the exons ATGGGCCTGTGCTTCAGCAAAAAGGAGGTGGTCTTGTCGCCGGAGAAGCAGCCTCCGGCGACGGCAGTGGTAGAAACTCCGCCCGTTGAGAAGAAGCAAGTATTCGTCATAACCCACAACGCCAACAAGAGTAATGCCTCCGCTGCGGCCGGTGAGAAGGAGAACAGGGGCGGGACACCGCCGAAGAAGGCTAGTAGAGAAGTGGTCTTTGAGGCTGTTAACGTGCCAGTTGCGACTGCTCCAGCGCTGACGGACAACCTCAGGGCCTCGAGCTGCACCAAGGAGGAAGTTGAGGCCATTTTGATCCAATGCGGCCGCCTCAGCCGTAGTTCCTCGGGGAAGATGGCGGCGGGCAGCGAGAGTGGAATTGGCTACCGAAAGTACTCTGGGTCTAAGAGGAGCTTTGATTTTGATAACGAGGGGAGGGATCAGGAGGAGTGGGGGGAGATGAAGACTGTCTCCCGACCTTCCCCTTGCCGGAGAACCCCTGGCCGAGAACGTTCGGGGAGCAGGGAGCGGGGCAGTGGCGGAGGGCGGAGACTGAGCCGATCCCCCGGTCGGCGGTCCGAATTTGCTCCTGCTTTGTCCGCCGTCTCTGAGAGGTCAAAGCAACCTACAAAGATGGTGGCCGTGCCGCCTTCTTCTCGTGACAATGGCAGGGGAGCTTCCTCCGTTCGAGTCAACCGGAGGGGCAACAGCGGCAGTGGTGGGGGCGAAATGGTGGCGGTGAGAACTGCATCGCCCAGGTCACGTTCACCGGCTACTAATGCTCGGATTCTCGACGAGAATGCTTGCCCCCAGCAACCGCCGTGCCTCAGCCGGAGCTCATCGAGGAAGGCGGACCAGTCGCCGTTCCGAAGGAATCCCATGGCAGAGCTCGACGAGAACTGCCCGAGAACAAAGCAGAATGCCGCCGGCAACTTCAACAAGATGCAGAAGACAAGAGAAGGCGAGGAAGGAATCCAAAATAAACCGATCCATTTCCGATCTCAG AAATTCAGCGAAAATGAAGGGCAGAGAAACAGAGGCGATAAAACAGAGCTCACGACAACGGCGGCGCCCAAGAACAACAACAATCTGATCGCCCACTCCGTACCAGAATCTCAACCACCAATCGAATCTACAGCAGTAGATGCTCCCACGGATAGAGCATCCTCCTCAAAACTCGAGAGCCAAATGCCAAGGACCATCACCAGAAGCAGATCCTCCAGGCGATCCTCCAGGGACCTCGACCAAGCTCTCGGCCTTCTGGAGGACATCCAGGCATACAACCAACAGCACCCCGAAATGGCGGTCTCCCTCCCTGCCTGCATCTCCAAGGCCTGCTCCATCCTCGAGGCCGTGGCCGACCTCaactccaccaccaccaccacctcaGAGTCGAGGAGCTGCTACTTGCCTCTCAAACCAGTGCCGGTCGCACTGGAGTCCATCGAGCCTCAGGAATCGGCTGGAAGCAATAGCTTCGTCAGCCACGATTGTCCCGAGCCCAATTCCGTCGATTCCATTTCAAAATCGAGCAGTGATCAGCTGAGCCAGTGTCAGCCGCCGCCAGCGACGTCTAGGAGCGTCGGCGGAAGGGTGGCTCCAGCGACGCCAAACGAGAAGAGGAGGGAGTTCTATCGACGGAATCAACAGATTCACAGAGGCAGGGCTTGCTCTACTGCTGCACCAGTTGCTGTGAGCTTATAA
- the LOC121996707 gene encoding alpha-galactosidase-like, translated as MCRRLPVFLFFSFFLVLSTAAATTAAGLTAGWETRRRRALGNGLGRTPPMGWNSWNHFQCNINENLIRETADALVSTGLARLGYHYVNIDDCWGESNRDNQGNLVAKRSTFPSGIKSLANYAHARGLKLGIYSDAGTRTCSGTMPGSYGYEEHDARTFADWGVDYLKYDNCNNRGTSPRERYSRMSRALQNSGRSIFFSLCEWGVEDPATWAGGVGNSWRTTQDISDSWQSMSSRADENDRWASYARPGGWNDPDMLEVGNGGMTTEEYRAHFSIWALIKAPLLIGCDVRHIGRDALEILRNSEVIAVNQDSLGVQGKKVVGGTAQVWAGPLSGGRVAVVLWNRGGSPATITARWSDVGLPSYAAASARDLWAHSTLGPFKGQLTAEVAAHACKMYVLTPH; from the exons ATGTGTCGTCGCCTCCccgtcttcctcttcttctccttcttcctggtGCTCTCTACGGCCGCGGCAACGACAGCCGCCGGGCTGACCGCTGGGTGGGAGACGCGGCGCCGCCGGGCGCTGGGAAATGGCCTCGGCCGGACTCCTCCCATGGG GTGGAACAGTTGGAACCATTTCCAGTGCAACATCAACGAGAATCTCATAAGAGAAACAG CTGATGCGCTGGTGAGCACTGGCCTTGCGAGATTGGGATACCATTACGTCAACATTG ATGATTGTTGGGGAGAATCAAACAGAGATAATCAG GGAAATTTAGTTGCTAAGAGATCGACGTTTCCATCCGGTATAAAGTCTCTTGCAAACTACGCCCATGCAAGAGGGTTAAAGCTCGGAATCTACAGTGATGCGGG GACCAGAACATGCAGCGGGACCATGCCGGGATCGTATGGATACGAAGAGCACGATGCAAGAACCTTCGCCGACTGG GGGGTTGATTACTTGAAGTACGACAACTGCAACAATCGCGGAACAAGTCCACGAGAGAG ATATTCGAGGATGAGCAGAGCTCTGCAAAACTCTGGCAGGAGTATTTTCTTCTCCCTTTGTGAATG gGGTGTGGAGGACCCTGCAACTTGGGCGGGCGGTGTAGGGAACAGTTGGAGGACAACGCAGGATATTTCTGATAGCTGGCAAAG CATGTCGTCACGAGCTGATGAGAACGATAGGTGGGCATCGTACGCAAGGCCTGGTGGATGGAATg ATCCCGACATGCTAGAAGTTGGGAACGGTGGGATGACGACGGAGGAGTATCGAGCTCATTTTAGCATATGGGCGTTAATCAAG GCTCCTTTGTTGATCGGGTGCGATGTGAGGCACATCGGCAGGGATGCGTTAGAAATTTTGAGAAATTCAGAGGTCATTGCTGTTAATCAAG ATTCTTTGGGGGTCCAAGGGAAGAAGGTGGTGGGAGGCACTGCACAG GTTTGGGCTGGCCCATTAAGCGGAGGAAGGGTGGCGGTGGTCCTCTGGAACCGCGGCGGCTCGCCGGCGACAATCACCGCCAGATGGTCCGACGTCGGTCTTCCCTCCTACGCCGCCGCCTCCGCTCGTGACCTGTGGGCG CATTCGACCTTGGGGCCATTCAAGGGGCAATTAACGGCTGAGGTGGCAGCTCATGCTTGCAAGATGTATGTTCTCACCCCTCATTAA